The region tgcacagaatttgagagagagaagcTTTTTGTATGGACCatttctgtgatttttttttaaaatttcagctcatgaaacatgaccaacactttacatgttgtttatatttttgttcagtgtatatcaaGAAATGTTTTGCAGTTAGGTTTTCAAATATATTGAATTTGGCCATTGGTGCCCACTAAAAAAAAGTAATAAGCATGACGTCTCTGAGTCAGGTAGTTGTTGGGATGGTGTTGCTAAGCTTTTCATTCCTGACAGTCTGatattgtgtattgtgtgtttgtctctaggtactctgtgtgtgtgtgtgtgtgtgtgtgtttgttgtgtgtgtgtgtgtttgttgtgtattTGTCTCTATAGTTAGTCACATGTTGTTCTGTGTCTctatagttacagtcacatgttgttgtgttctgtgtctctatagttagtcacatgttgttgtgttctgtgtctctatagttacagtcacatgttgttgtgttctgtCTCTATAGGTACAGTCACATATTGTTGTTCTGTGTCTCTATAGTTAGTCACATGGTGTTGTGTTCTGTGTCTCTATAGTTAGTCACATGGTGTTGTGTTCTGTGTCTCTatagttgtgttctgtgtctcTGTAGTTAGTCACATGGTGTTGTGTTCTGTGTCTCTatagttgtgttctgtgtctctatagttagtcacatgttgttgtgttctgtgtcTCTATAGTTAGTCACATGGTGTTGTGTTCTGTGTCTCTATAGGTACagtcacatgttgttgtgttctgtgtctctatagttgtgttctgtgtctctatagttacagtcacatgttgttgtgttctgtgtctctatagttacagtcacatgGTGTTGTGTTCTGTGTCTCTATAGGTACagtcacatgttgttgtgttctgtgtctctatagttacagtcacatgttgtGTTCTGTGTCTCTATAGGTACagtcacatgttgttgtgttctgtgtgtctaTAGGTACagtcacatgttgttgtgttctgtgtctctatagttacagtcacatgttgttgtgttctgtgtctctatagttacagtcacatgttgttgtgttctgtgtcTCTATAGGTACagtcacatgttgttgtgttctgtgtgtctaTAGGTACagtcacatgttgttgtgttctgtgtcTCTATAGGTACagtcacatgttgttgtgttctgtgtctctatagttacagtcacatgttgttgtgttctgtgtgtctaTAGGTACagtcacatgttgttgtgttctgtgtcTCTATAGGTACagtcacatgttgttgtgttctgtgtgtctaTAGGTACagtcacatgttgttgtgttctgtgtcTCTATAGGTACAGTCACATggtgttgtgttctgtgtgtctaTAGGTACAGTCACATGGTGTTGTGTTCTGTGTCTctatagttacagtcacatgGTGTTGTGTTCTGTGTCTCTATAGGTACAGTCACATGGTGTTGTGTTCTGTGTCTctatagttacagtcacatggtgttgtgttctgtgtctctatagttacagtcacatggtgttgtgttctgtgtctctatagttacagtcacatgGTGTTGTGTTCTGTGTCTATAGGTACAGTCACATGTTGTAGTTCTGTGTCTctatagttacagtcacatgttgtGTTCTGTGTCTCTATAGTTAGTCACATGGTGTTGTTCTGTGTCTctatagttacagtcacatgttgtGTTCTGTGTCTCTATAGGTACAGTCACATATTGTTGTGTTCTGTGTCTCTATAGTTAGTCACATGGTGTTGTGTTCTGTGTCTCTATAGTTACAgacacatgttgttgtgttctgtgtctctatagttacagtcacatgttgttgtgttctgtgtctctatagttacagtcacatgttgttgtgttctgtgtgtctaTAGGTACAGTCAGCTGGTGCCATCCCTCCAAGCCATGCAATTCCCAGCTGCCACAGGCATCAGCCGCATCCTTATCATTCTGGGGCTGCTAAAGCCCGCCATCATGGGTGACAACATCGCTGAAGACCTCATACAGAGTTAGGTGAGTCTGACTGAAACATTGCTGAAAACCTCATAAGGAGTCAGGTCCATCTTAAAGACCAAATGAACATTTCTGGGGTCAGGTCAGCAGCTCTTATGTTCTCAATGTGTTATTTGTAAACCATGCGTTTGAATGTGTGATTTTAATGGGCCTCAATATACCTGCTGACACCACAAATGAAATTCCCTACTCTGTTATTGGGCAGGAGGTGGTGTTCAGGTGTGATGGTCCAACCTTGTTGTGTTGGAGAACATTCTCTAACATAGCCACATGATGGAGCTAGTGGTGGAGTAATGATCATTCCTCagaaggggggaagagagagagggggaggaaaggaggaaaatGAACTGTGACTATTGATAACTGCTCTAGGTTAAAGTCTGAACGTTTTGTTAAAATATTTTGTTTCTATTTCCTGAATCCCACTTTTTGATAGCAACAGAGAtggacttatttcagcttttgaaATATTACAGTTACCAAGGAGTTAAAGACATCAAGTGTGTCATTTTGCTTAAAttgtagagaaagagaaaggttTGGAGAGAGACAAGTGAAGGCTataatgcgcacacacacacacacacacttactttcaGGCCATGGTCCAATGTTATCATATGTCTTTGTGTTCTCAGAAGTACCTCCTCAGTAACCCAGCCCACCAGAGCAGTGCTGTAGATGAAAACATTTTCCTGAATGAAAGTGCTTCTCAAGTCAGGTGAgaccaacatacagtacatgtgaaTGTAATATAAAACTGTCATCACACAATCATTTTGGATATGTAAAAGTGTAAAAGCAAACATTGTGTTGAGATTTGTATGTTTTGATTATTTTTCAGGGAAATCTCCAAATTCAAACACCTCTCCAGCAGGACTTCTGTGAGTGTGATTATTGGGGATTCTTTTGATGAGCAAATTCCTGCTCCTCTAAACCAAGTGAGTAGTGTACAATCTTCCTCCCTCCATTAGTCTGTCTAGTGGCTAGCCCAATTACATTTCTCAATCTTCACCCCAAAGCATGTACTCCTGGGTAGGGTTGAAAGATTCCTGGAACTTTCAAGGTAGCagactagtggtggctattcagcagcctgatggtctggggctagaagctattggccagtctgtTAGTTTTAGCCATGAAGCTCCTGTACTGCCTGCATCTGAGTCGTGGTTCGGGTGGCTGAGGTtcctgatgatcttcttggccttcctgcgcTACCTTGCAGGCCGTGTGCATCCAATGGTGCGTTCTGCTTAGCAAACcaacctctgtagtgccttggggTCAGCGGTGGTGGGGTttccgtaccaggctgtgatgttgaccaacagtatgctctcgatggtgctcctgtagaacactgatGGTCCTCTGGGACATACCAAATTTCTTCtgcctcctgaggttaaagagtcactgtcgtgccttcttcaccacggtgtccgtgtggtttgaccatttcagctcctcagagatgtgtacgccaaggaacttgacgtTTTTGGCCATCTCCACAGcgattgatgagaatgggggcgtgcccagcttggttcctcctgaagtccacaatcacctTTTTAggtttgctgacgttgagggacgggttgtttacctggcaccacacCGTCAGAGTGCctgcctcctccctgtaggctgtctcgtcgttgttggtaatcaggcctactactgtcgtgtcatcagcgaacttgatgatggagttgaaaCTGTGTGAGGTCACGCAGTCGTGGCtatacaggaagtacaggaggagactaagatgcaccctgtggggcccccgtgacgatgatcagtgtggaggaggtaatGTTCCATACCTTCACCACCTTGGGGCGGTCTgtaaggaagtccaggacccagttgggAGGAGTTAAGCCCCAGGGCTGTGAGCTCAAAGGGCATTATGGTCTTGAAGGCCAAGCTGAACAGtaacggaacatattccagtccacgtgatcaaaacagtcttgaagcatggattatgattggtcagaccagtgttgtacAGACCTGACCACCGGAACTTTCCTCTTGAGTCTTTGTAGGTGGGgaagagcaaaatggagtcatggtcagatttacTGAAAGGAGGACAGGAGATGACCTTATAACCGTGTCGAAAAGGTGTGTAGCAGTGGTACAGCGTAGAATCTGACAGTCAATGTCTTGATAGTAATTCGCGAGCACGGTTCTCCGCGACAATGAACGCTGCCTCCGGGACTCGGTCTCCAGTTTATTCAGGGTCCAATGGAGATTTTTTGGTGTCAGCTTAGGGCGAGATGTACACAGAAGTAGTGATAATCCCTGAAAACTTTTTTGGATTGTAAAAAGAGTGACATTTGATGACCAAGTATTCCAAGTTGTGAGTGCAGAAGCTCCTCTAAGTGTTTCCGCACTAAACAGAGCCCTCTGCCTTTGTTCTTGCCAGAGAGAGCCCTCTTCCTATCCGCTCGATGAACTGTCAAACGCACTGGTTGTATATAATCTGTTTGGATGCCAGAGGAAAGCCAGGTCTCAGAAAAACAGAGTATGTTGCAGAATCATACtccctctggaaggagatcctgcTCTGAGTTTATTCACTAATGATTGAGCATTGGAGAGTAGTAATGGAGGACGGGTCACCCAGCATCTCAATCTCACTAAGAcccccctcctctgcctctccatcAGTCTTTATTTCCTGCTCTCTGATAGGACTCCCAAGGCAACCCGGCGCCTCACCAAAGAATCTAGACCATTTTTTTTGCTATCTCTGGGAATTCGTGAAGGTTGGGTGGACGGTGACTACTCAGCGATTCATATTCCAATAGTTCTACCTGGGGGGGGTATGAAGTGATGCACAAAACAAACTGAGTAAGAACATTTTAGAAATAGTAGAAACCTGCAATGTTTTGTAGGAGCTCGAGGTGATGCTCCATTCATCGCTGCCACCTTAGCCAACGACTGCACTAGTTCAGGGGGACTGCACTACTGCACACTTCGGGGAGAAAGGGGATGGATGGAATTGGGATGATGCATATTGACTGTATCTCACAGGGCCCTCAAACGAACATTGACTGACTGTATGTGCTTCCATATCAGGTGGTGGCCCAGCTTCAGAAGACGTTACTGGAGCAGACTTACCTCTCGGCCAACCAGATCCATGTTAAAGGAGGGGACCGCAGGATGATCTACAAGAGGCCGTCTGTTGTTAGCAAACACCTGTGGAAGCTGGTGTCCCAACGGCAGTCCAAGCAGCAGAGCCAATGGCCATAGAGATCTATAGAAGACATCTAGTTCATAGGTTTGAATTCTGTGCCAGTGACACACTGATTCTGCTGCCAAATGTCTCAGCTACACTCACAACTGGAAGATGAAGTCAGAGGTTCcttgtttatttttttcaggGATGATTTTTGACTGGAATATACTTGACTTGTATGTCCACACATGAAACCAGTTTCAAtcaattgatttatttttgtataCTTTATTACAAGTACAAATATCAGACAGTTTTGCCTTAATGTTTGTAAATAAATAGTCTTCTGAATTTGTCTGTGTGTTAACTCTACTATCTTTCTGGGATCTATTCAGTCTGTAAAGCTGCAGCGTTACAGATTCCATGATAGAATGTAAACGTGACGATGTAAaagtaatttccgattgagctgacatatgcagtgTCCTCTAAAGCGGGAACATTGACTTTAAATTTGATTCACGCTGTAAACCTGAATTTACGCAATGCAGATTGAACAGAGCACTCTGTCCCTTGTATCTAATGTACACATCCACTACACTGGTACTGTGTTGTAGCTTTGAAAGAAAAGACCAAACATCAGTGGATTATCCTGAGGATTTAAGTTTAATTATGACACCACATCAAAATAAAAATTATTTCCAACAGTTCTGGAACTTTATTCCATCCATATACATGCATAGCAACAACGTTTTTTAAGAAACTTTTTTTCTCTCCCATAATTAGGACATTGGAATGATTATTTTACATCAGTATCCCCCGGCAACCAACCTCCCAACCCAGCTTGTCCATCATCAACAGCAATAAATGTAATTcttgtacaatttttttttcaaataataTAATGCCGTCCCCCTCTCATAATACTGCTTTCAGTAATGATCCCTCATTTACAAAGTATTGCATCGAGAGCAAATTTTAAAAAGGGAGACCAAAGTGTagttcagcaaacagaaatatgaGTACTATACAAGAATGTTGCCATCCTCCTGAAAACATCCACGTCTGAGTTGAAGAAAAGAGACAGGGACACAGCCACATACGTATGCTAAGCCAAGTGTATGCCAAAACAGAAGATACAGCTGGATTGTACCTGGCTATCCCACCAAAGGGTTAAGGCCAAGAATCAGAGTCATGAATAGTAAAGCTGCAAATGACAGTTAGGCATATACAAAAACTGTTACAGCAAATAAGAATAGACAAGTGCTTCAGTAGCTATTTTGTGTCTAAAATGCATCTCATTTGTATTCTATCGTTTCATTGAGCCTACATTACAGTGTAAACAATATGTGTGCTACACAAGAATGACTATACAATAACATTACAAACAACTCTGATATAAATTTCATTTGAATTTTAAATTAAGATCACTACTATTAATACtgattgtaaaataaataaatgtgaaagtGGCACCAATATTACTCTGGAttcattttttcttttttaaccAATGATTTGCAATGAAGTGTTAAAATGATGAAAGAAGAAGCTTCTCTTGATTGTCCACAAGCAGCGTTTAGAACTGCGTGAGTGATGCATTACTCCAGACACGACAGTGTACCCAAACAGAAAAAAGGGGAGTGGGAAGGGACAGGAAAACTAAACAGGAACTAGTTCATTTCACATGCTCCGCAGCATGTGACGAACAGTAAAACTTCTTATGGGTAATAAAGTTTGATAGGTTGTTGAATTGGATGTCACAGAGGCGGCAGTACTTCCCACTGCCCGGAGCCTGGGACGTCCCATTCACACCCTTTGTCACCGTGGGCACCGTCTCCTCGGTCGGAGACTTGGACGCGGGCGACACGTTCTCGTTGGAGTCGGACGGGTTCTCCGCGCCCCACGTGGGTGAGGGGTGGCCGTCTTGCTGCTGGGGATTGTGGGATTGGTTATCCTGGTTGGGTGGGACGGGCCCCGATCCCGAGCGCTCCTCTGGCTTGTGACCGCCGTTGACTATCACCATGCCCCTGTTTTTGGGCAGCAGGGGCAGTGGCTCTTTGCTGGGGAGTGGGCAGCCGTTGGCAGCAGGctgctctctccccatctctggtCCCCCTCCATTAGTGTTCTGCTCCTGCTCActgctcacctctctctctccctgcatgaCCAGCCCGCCGGCCACGTAATCGGTCGGCTTTATCCCAAAGTAGGGCGATATTTGCTCGGCACCTTTCATCTTCTTTATTGCGCCGGGATAAAGGCAGTGGGGCAGAAACATGTTCTCGTCTTTAGTCGGGATGAGCTGAGCCTCGCTGAAGGGCTTGAGACCCGGCACTGGGCCCATGTGAGGAGGGAACATTCCACCCCCGTTCTGCACAATCATTTTATCGCTGCCGTTCTTCTCACATTTCCCTGGGCTCTTATCGTAGGCGTCATCAGGATTACTGCCTTCACTCTTCACCACGTCTGGGAACATGGTGTCACCACCGTGCTGCTGGGTGGCTGTGGCTGTTGTCACAGGGCAAAAGTTCTGTTTATGAGCTAGGTAGTTCTCCACTTTGTTAAAACTGATCTTGCACACTGTACATTCGTGATAGTCTAACAGTCTTTTGGGGGAGTTGGACGATGTCTTGTCATTGGGGATCGGCGAGCACTTTTTGCTGAGATCGATGGGTGCGTCCAGCTCCTGCTGGTCCATAGTGGTATTACTGTTGGGGGCCATGATAGACTTGGTGACGGTGAGGGAAGCCTCCAGGTGTTTGGGGACCATCCCTGGGAAGACGTCACAGCGAGGGTGAAAGCGGTCGGCCAGGCTCTCCACCGCCTCCTGGGACGTACAGGGGTTCGCCATAGGAGGGACCCCCAGGAACCCTGGCTGCCCAATGGAGGGTCCTCTCGGGTCCTGGTCTGGGAGACACATCTCGTACATCTTCCTGCGCTTGCGGGTCCTCATGGTCCTCTGCATGGAGGGAACCTTGTTGGCAGACATGCGTTTCATGGGGGGGTCGTGACGCGTAGCACAATAGTACTGCTTGTGGACCATGTAGGTCTCGTGGCGGCTAAAGGTGATATTGCAGGCCGCACAGGAAGTCTGGTTGGGGTCGTTGACGTCAGTCTCCACCAGAGGCGTGTTGGTGGGGCTCTTCCCCTCCACCGCCTGCTGCTTCCCGTTCAGCCTCTCCTCCATCCCAGTCGGGGTGGTGGAGACCTTCTTCACCTGCCCCGGGAGCTCCTTCTCTGGGCCAGGGCCTTTCACTGCCCCTCCTGCATTGATCATGTCCAGAACACTTTGAGAGTTGACTGACAAACAGGCCGACTGCATCAGGTGGCTGTCGGTGACCTCAGACGGGTGGCATCCGGTGAGCATACTGACTGAGCTGTGGCCGCTGTTGGGGCTCACGGCCTTGTCTGAGATGCTGGAGAAGTCAGGCGACTTGGTCATGTGCTGCCAACGACTGTTACAGTAGTGCTTTTTGTGGACCAGGTAGTTTTCCAGGTTGTTGAAGGTGATATTGCATTCGAAACACGTGGCCCCTTTGGGGATGAGGGGGCTGTAGATCACTGGAGGGTAGACCGTGTTCCCTCCGTGGCGTAGCCTCCGGTGCACCAGCTCTGACATTTTAGCCAGAATCTCAGAAGCCTGCGGGACAACAGAAATGTCCTGGGAGAAAGCGAACTGGGACAGGAAGGGCCCCATGGGGTAGGTGGGGCCCATGTTATGCTGAACGGGAGAGGAGGCCAAGCGGGGGCTGGAGGGCTCAGACTTGATCCGGGTGTAGGAGAAACTGGCCTTactgcccggatggccaccatcCCCCTTCAACCCTGACAGCATGGGCTTTTTCTCAGTCTTCTCCAGCTCACTGTCGGTGGTGGCGTCCTTGCTGAGGGATCCTTTGGGACTCTGGAGGGCTTCCTTCCGGTTGGCCAGCTCGACGCGGGCCGCCGCCTGCTGCAGGGCTTCCTCCGCCCCCCTGGGGGAGTGCTCGCTGTCGCTCTCCCTGTGAAGTTTGCTGCCACCGCCGTGGCCATGGTGGCTGTGTAAGTCCTGATGCTGCAAGAGTTCCCTGTGGTTCTGAAAGCTGATATGGCAGTGATTGCATCTGAAGGCTGCCTGTGACAGGTGAGAGAGGATGTGATGTTGGAATGTAATAAGAGAATCCGCCGTGTAGTTACAGATTGTGCATTTCAAGCTGGTGCCAGGGGGGAGAGTCTCTTCCATTTTGACACCTGTTAGGGAGATAAAAGGACACTATTGAGATTCCTCACCTTCCCACTCTGCCTTAATGTTAACTACGGCTACGATCAAAACCTGATGCATTATGCCAAGCTTACTCCCAACCCTCCTGATTTTTGGGTGGGCTGAAAACTAAACTGTCAACTGCTTAAGCTGACAGGGGGATGTGTATATTTCTGGAGCTTAGAGTAGTAGTTCACGTTGCCAATTATTTTACCTGACTAATGTGAAACTGACATTGTCTTAATGTCAAGCAATACTTTTCATTACAAAACCGAATACTAAAATGACAGTTATACTGTTCTGTACTACTCAACGTAATTAAATAATACATAGGATTACATTTAATGATAAGCACATCTCATGTCAACATCACTCATACATACAACTAAATGAAAGCTAAAATAAATCTACATTTTGTCTACTTTACAGTACgttactagtattactacagtaGAAGCTCAACTGCTATACTAATAGTACTAGCAGTACATCACTACTCACCGCTGTGTGTGCTCAGGTGCATTTCCAGGGCCCTGGCGCTGGTAAAGCTCTTGTTGCACTGTGGGAAGGGGCAGATGCTGGGGGTCTGGTGGGGTCCGTTGTCGTTCTCCTCCCCTTGGCTCTCTGGCTCCCTCTGCCTGCCACTGCAGTAGTACATCAGGTGGGCCTGCAGGTTCCTCTCACTGCGGTACCAGATTCCACACGCCTTACATGGGAAGATGtcctctggagagagagggtaaagcACAGTGCAGAACGTCAGGGTACAACGTCAGGGTACAATATCACAGTAGAACATCAGGGTAGAGCGTCAGGGTACAACGTCAGGGTACAATGTCACAGTAGAACGTCAGGGTACAACGTCAGGGTAGAATGTCACAGTAGAATGTCACAGTAGAGTGTCAGGGTACAATG is a window of Salmo trutta chromosome 37, fSalTru1.1, whole genome shotgun sequence DNA encoding:
- the LOC115177556 gene encoding zinc finger protein ZFPM2 isoform X2, yielding MSLNMPLYDQPVPSPRLSTGEEDGSGEAGESDMDGQSESRHPAIGPEDWDGPRELDAFHKDGERRIHSRQQLPVGTTWGPFSGKIEMNIDGSGMMKSCVPVVLSAGPRWLLDVTWQGAEDNKNNCVVYSKGGQLWCTTTKNIMGGEELVAFAVDFDSRLQAINHMSLSEGMYPARLLDTIQLLPQQAAMASILPTAIVNKDIFPCKACGIWYRSERNLQAHLMYYCSGRQREPESQGEENDNGPHQTPSICPFPQCNKSFTSARALEMHLSTHSGVKMEETLPPGTSLKCTICNYTADSLITFQHHILSHLSQAAFRCNHCHISFQNHRELLQHQDLHSHHGHGGGSKLHRESDSEHSPRGAEEALQQAAARVELANRKEALQSPKGSLSKDATTDSELEKTEKKPMLSGLKGDGGHPGSKASFSYTRIKSEPSSPRLASSPVQHNMGPTYPMGPFLSQFAFSQDISVVPQASEILAKMSELVHRRLRHGGNTVYPPVIYSPLIPKGATCFECNITFNNLENYLVHKKHYCNSRWQHMTKSPDFSSISDKAVSPNSGHSSVSMLTGCHPSEVTDSHLMQSACLSVNSQSVLDMINAGGAVKGPGPEKELPGQVKKVSTTPTGMEERLNGKQQAVEGKSPTNTPLVETDVNDPNQTSCAACNITFSRHETYMVHKQYYCATRHDPPMKRMSANKVPSMQRTMRTRKRRKMYEMCLPDQDPRGPSIGQPGFLGVPPMANPCTSQEAVESLADRFHPRCDVFPGMVPKHLEASLTVTKSIMAPNSNTTMDQQELDAPIDLSKKCSPIPNDKTSSNSPKRLLDYHECTVCKISFNKVENYLAHKQNFCPVTTATATQQHGGDTMFPDVVKSEGSNPDDAYDKSPGKCEKNGSDKMIVQNGGGMFPPHMGPVPGLKPFSEAQLIPTKDENMFLPHCLYPGAIKKMKGAEQISPYFGIKPTDYVAGGLVMQGEREVSSEQEQNTNGGGPEMGREQPAANGCPLPSKEPLPLLPKNRGMVIVNGGHKPEERSGSGPVPPNQDNQSHNPQQQDGHPSPTWGAENPSDSNENVSPASKSPTEETVPTVTKGVNGTSQAPGSGKYCRLCDIQFNNLSNFITHKKFYCSSHAAEHVK
- the LOC115177556 gene encoding zinc finger protein ZFPM2 isoform X3, whose protein sequence is MSRRKQSNPRQIKREEDGSGEAGESDMDGQSESRHPAIGPEDWDGPRELDAFHKDGERRIHSRQQLPVGTTWGPFSGKIEMNIDGSGMKMKSCVPVVLSAGPRWLLDVTWQGAEDNKNNCVVYSKGGQLWCTTTKNIMGGEELVAFAVDFDSRLQAINHMSLSEGMYPARLLDTIQLLPQQAAMASILPTAIVNKDIFPCKACGIWYRSERNLQAHLMYYCSGRQREPESQGEENDNGPHQTPSICPFPQCNKSFTSARALEMHLSTHSGVKMEETLPPGTSLKCTICNYTADSLITFQHHILSHLSQAAFRCNHCHISFQNHRELLQHQDLHSHHGHGGGSKLHRESDSEHSPRGAEEALQQAAARVELANRKEALQSPKGSLSKDATTDSELEKTEKKPMLSGLKGDGGHPGSKASFSYTRIKSEPSSPRLASSPVQHNMGPTYPMGPFLSQFAFSQDISVVPQASEILAKMSELVHRRLRHGGNTVYPPVIYSPLIPKGATCFECNITFNNLENYLVHKKHYCNSRWQHMTKSPDFSSISDKAVSPNSGHSSVSMLTGCHPSEVTDSHLMQSACLSVNSQSVLDMINAGGAVKGPGPEKELPGQVKKVSTTPTGMEERLNGKQQAVEGKSPTNTPLVETDVNDPNQTSCAACNITFSRHETYMVHKQYYCATRHDPPMKRMSANKVPSMQRTMRTRKRRKMYEMCLPDQDPRGPSIGQPGFLGVPPMANPCTSQEAVESLADRFHPRCDVFPGMVPKHLEASLTVTKSIMAPNSNTTMDQQELDAPIDLSKKCSPIPNDKTSSNSPKRLLDYHECTVCKISFNKVENYLAHKQNFCPVTTATATQQHGGDTMFPDVVKSEGSNPDDAYDKSPGKCEKNGSDKMIVQNGGGMFPPHMGPVPGLKPFSEAQLIPTKDENMFLPHCLYPGAIKKMKGAEQISPYFGIKPTDYVAGGLVMQGEREVSSEQEQNTNGGGPEMGREQPAANGCPLPSKEPLPLLPKNRGMVIVNGGHKPEERSGSGPVPPNQDNQSHNPQQQDGHPSPTWGAENPSDSNENVSPASKSPTEETVPTVTKGVNGTSQAPGSGKYCRLCDIQFNNLSNFITHKKFYCSSHAAEHVK
- the LOC115177556 gene encoding zinc finger protein ZFPM2 isoform X1 → MSLNMPLYDQPVPSPRLSTGEEDGSGEAGESDMDGQSESRHPAIGPEDWDGPRELDAFHKDGERRIHSRQQLPVGTTWGPFSGKIEMNIDGSGMKMKSCVPVVLSAGPRWLLDVTWQGAEDNKNNCVVYSKGGQLWCTTTKNIMGGEELVAFAVDFDSRLQAINHMSLSEGMYPARLLDTIQLLPQQAAMASILPTAIVNKDIFPCKACGIWYRSERNLQAHLMYYCSGRQREPESQGEENDNGPHQTPSICPFPQCNKSFTSARALEMHLSTHSGVKMEETLPPGTSLKCTICNYTADSLITFQHHILSHLSQAAFRCNHCHISFQNHRELLQHQDLHSHHGHGGGSKLHRESDSEHSPRGAEEALQQAAARVELANRKEALQSPKGSLSKDATTDSELEKTEKKPMLSGLKGDGGHPGSKASFSYTRIKSEPSSPRLASSPVQHNMGPTYPMGPFLSQFAFSQDISVVPQASEILAKMSELVHRRLRHGGNTVYPPVIYSPLIPKGATCFECNITFNNLENYLVHKKHYCNSRWQHMTKSPDFSSISDKAVSPNSGHSSVSMLTGCHPSEVTDSHLMQSACLSVNSQSVLDMINAGGAVKGPGPEKELPGQVKKVSTTPTGMEERLNGKQQAVEGKSPTNTPLVETDVNDPNQTSCAACNITFSRHETYMVHKQYYCATRHDPPMKRMSANKVPSMQRTMRTRKRRKMYEMCLPDQDPRGPSIGQPGFLGVPPMANPCTSQEAVESLADRFHPRCDVFPGMVPKHLEASLTVTKSIMAPNSNTTMDQQELDAPIDLSKKCSPIPNDKTSSNSPKRLLDYHECTVCKISFNKVENYLAHKQNFCPVTTATATQQHGGDTMFPDVVKSEGSNPDDAYDKSPGKCEKNGSDKMIVQNGGGMFPPHMGPVPGLKPFSEAQLIPTKDENMFLPHCLYPGAIKKMKGAEQISPYFGIKPTDYVAGGLVMQGEREVSSEQEQNTNGGGPEMGREQPAANGCPLPSKEPLPLLPKNRGMVIVNGGHKPEERSGSGPVPPNQDNQSHNPQQQDGHPSPTWGAENPSDSNENVSPASKSPTEETVPTVTKGVNGTSQAPGSGKYCRLCDIQFNNLSNFITHKKFYCSSHAAEHVK